In the genome of Petrotoga olearia DSM 13574, one region contains:
- a CDS encoding radical SAM protein, whose translation MAVVDSMKNMLLKQSSKLITGVVRNSDVDQLGKLLWTLSKFSKEPAKSGLRKLATGAENHDPMLVNWANLFKKSNPKVVEKIINNLIINEFAIGEKTRQEKMHEHGIVLPKLAVLSPTYACNLRCVGCYAAMYGHKYMLSKEEIFDVIRQFNDLGIYFFIITGGEPFVYPYLFDVLEEFNDSYFLLYTNGTLINEENAKKLAELGNATLAISVEGYEADTDWRRGKGVFEKIQNAWKLLSENGVIYGASVTATRKNHDAIMNDDFWEYLKENNVSYAWVFQFMPVGADASMDLVPTPEQRYERFYKLEELRLSGKFAFVADFWNHGFLTNGCLAAGSKYLHINAKGYAEPCVFQQFAVDNIREKRILDILKSPFFEAYKRTIPYSNNLFRPCPIIDNPKVFRAMVKKFNAIPQHPGSERTVNELAPELDQLADEWKKYADKLWYEEGYAEKYPSKRGVYNYKVRMRRYSENEEKLALDKKA comes from the coding sequence ATGGCAGTTGTGGACTCAATGAAAAATATGTTACTTAAACAAAGTTCTAAATTAATAACCGGCGTCGTAAGAAACTCTGATGTAGATCAACTGGGGAAATTGTTATGGACTTTATCGAAATTCTCTAAGGAACCTGCGAAAAGTGGACTTAGAAAATTAGCTACGGGGGCGGAAAATCATGATCCAATGCTCGTGAACTGGGCTAATTTGTTTAAGAAATCTAATCCCAAAGTTGTTGAAAAAATAATAAACAATCTAATCATTAACGAATTTGCCATTGGTGAAAAAACAAGACAGGAAAAGATGCATGAGCATGGAATCGTTCTTCCAAAATTAGCTGTACTTTCTCCAACATATGCATGTAACCTCAGATGTGTAGGCTGTTATGCTGCTATGTATGGACACAAGTACATGCTTTCCAAAGAGGAAATTTTTGATGTAATTCGACAATTTAACGATTTGGGTATCTATTTCTTCATTATAACAGGTGGAGAGCCATTTGTATATCCTTATCTATTTGATGTATTAGAAGAGTTCAACGATTCTTATTTTTTGCTTTATACGAATGGGACCTTGATTAATGAAGAAAACGCTAAAAAGTTGGCAGAATTAGGTAATGCTACATTGGCTATCTCAGTGGAAGGGTATGAAGCCGATACCGATTGGAGAAGAGGTAAAGGTGTTTTTGAAAAAATTCAGAATGCTTGGAAGCTCTTGAGTGAGAATGGTGTTATATATGGAGCCTCCGTCACGGCAACGAGAAAGAATCACGATGCAATAATGAACGACGATTTTTGGGAGTACTTAAAAGAAAACAATGTGAGTTACGCGTGGGTTTTTCAATTTATGCCTGTAGGAGCGGATGCGTCAATGGATTTGGTACCTACTCCTGAACAAAGGTACGAAAGATTCTACAAATTGGAAGAGTTAAGATTAAGTGGAAAGTTTGCTTTTGTTGCTGATTTTTGGAATCATGGTTTTTTAACCAACGGTTGTTTGGCAGCGGGATCTAAGTATTTACACATCAACGCAAAAGGTTATGCTGAACCTTGTGTCTTCCAACAGTTTGCTGTAGATAATATAAGGGAAAAGAGAATTTTAGATATATTAAAATCGCCGTTTTTTGAGGCTTATAAGAGAACTATTCCTTATTCCAATAATTTGTTTAGACCATGCCCTATAATAGATAATCCTAAGGTATTTAGAGCAATGGTAAAAAAGTTCAACGCTATTCCACAGCATCCCGGTAGTGAGCGGACTGTTAATGAATTGGCTCCTGAATTAGACCAACTTGCCGATGAATGGAAAAAATATGCCGATAAACTTTGGTACGAAGAAGGTTATGCTGAAAAATATCCTTCAAAAAGAGGTGTATATAACTACAAAGTAAGGATGAGAAGATATTCAGAAAATGAAGAAAAATTAGCCTTGGATAAAAAAGCATAA
- a CDS encoding TetR/AcrR family transcriptional regulator — protein MNTGVKVLDKQERKKYIAEKTLDLISEKGLTNITMEDVAFSCNLSKGSIYNYFKNKNALIVSAFSALLEKVQKLFEENESVLFQDCAEASADFYANLYSEILNTFPSKELMRLFEILMNSTHDQSMMKILTQTFKENYGKILGKFEKLFNSKTKAFMLQAMFDGLVIYRAVGIEFSNDEIKENFKK, from the coding sequence ATGAACACAGGGGTAAAGGTTTTGGATAAACAAGAACGCAAAAAATACATAGCAGAAAAAACATTAGATTTAATAAGCGAAAAAGGTTTGACAAATATAACGATGGAAGATGTTGCCTTTTCGTGTAATCTGTCTAAAGGTTCTATATATAACTATTTCAAAAATAAAAATGCACTAATTGTTTCTGCTTTTAGTGCGCTGTTGGAAAAAGTCCAAAAACTTTTTGAAGAAAACGAATCCGTGCTTTTTCAGGATTGTGCGGAAGCAAGTGCTGATTTTTATGCAAATCTTTATTCAGAAATTTTAAATACTTTTCCTTCAAAAGAATTAATGCGATTGTTTGAAATTTTAATGAATTCTACACATGATCAAAGTATGATGAAAATTTTAACTCAAACATTCAAAGAAAATTACGGAAAGATCCTTGGTAAATTTGAAAAGTTATTTAATTCGAAAACTAAAGCATTTATGTTACAAGCAATGTTTGACGGTTTAGTTATATACAGAGCCGTAGGGATAGAATTTTCTAATGATGAAATAAAGGAAAATTTTAAAAAATGA